The Candidatus Methanoperedens sp. genome segment CGTGTCGATTATCCTGGCACTCATTCCACTTAGCATAATTATGATATACACATCCGGGCAGAAAAGGCTTTATGGTGCACTTAAACCCATGGACATTGAGTTTTTCCTTGGAAAATACAATGAATTATATGCAACAACTAATAAAATCAAAGGAACCGCGCTTTTCTTTGCAAGAGATATAACAAAGATTCCGCCTTATGTGGTCAACACCATGTTTTACAACAACATCATTTATGAAGATAACATAATTGTTTCCCTCATCAAGCTGGATAATCCCTTCGGTGTCTCTGGCTCTTTTAAGGACAAGCTTGCGGATGGATTGAGGATTTTTGAGATAAAGATGGGGTATATGGAAGTGGTAGATGTTGAGGCGATCTTGAAGAGGTCTGGAATAGATGAGAAGACAATCTTCTATGGTCTTGAGGATATTGTGACAGACAATGTGATCTGGAAGATATATTCGACAATCAAAAGACTTACCCCGGCTTTCGTTCAATTTTATAAACTTCCGCCGCACAAGCTTCATGGGGTTATATCGCGGATCGAGATGTAAGAATCATAGGATTTGGGTAAGCGTAATATTCATATCATCCCAAGCATATCATACATCATGGCAAAAGATAAGAAACTGGCACAATCAGAGAACTGTAATGGGTGCGGAATATGTGTTACGGTCTGCCCGACAAATATTAAACTTGCAAAGGCTCCCGATTTTGACGAAAACATCGCAAAATTTGCTATCTGTGTAAGCAATGGCGCTGCCGTGATAGATTATAACACCTGCATTGCCTGCGGAATATGCACCCGCAATTGCCCAATCGGGTCTCTTGCAATTGTTCCTGTATAACTCAATTCTCAGTTAAGGGATTTTTGTATGTATTCCAATGAAACAGGCAGGGACATCAAGAAAGCTGCGGGCATAATAAAAAAAAAGGAATTGTAATCTACCCCACCGAGACTGTATATGGCATAGGAGCTAATATTTTTTCAGAGGATGCTTTAAAAAAGGTGTTTGCAATTAAAAAAAGAGATACGAGCAAGCCAATTTCAGTCGCAGTTTCTGATTTTAAGATGATGTATGACCTTGTGCATATCAGCGAGAGGGAGA includes the following:
- a CDS encoding 4Fe-4S binding protein, with translation MAKDKKLAQSENCNGCGICVTVCPTNIKLAKAPDFDENIAKFAICVSNGAAVIDYNTCIACGICTRNCPIGSLAIVPV